In one window of bacterium DNA:
- a CDS encoding aminotransferase class V-fold PLP-dependent enzyme: MPGRHFLQIPGPTNVPDRILRAMDRPVPDHRGPELPALVGEILTGLKQVFQTTRGEIVLYPGSGTGAWEASLVNTLNPGDRVLAFNIGHFSHLYAECARRLGMAVDELDLTWGDGVPPELVYERLAADAARTYKAVLVVHNETSTGVTSDLRAIRAAMRTANHPALLLVDVVSALGSIDFRFDEWEVDVALTGTQKGLMLPPGMAIVCAGPRAIEAGATCTAPRYFFDWRPVLDDSRRGYFPYTPATLMLYGLREAIRMLMEEGLPNVLARHRRLAEAVRRAVTADGLSILCKEPALFSHSLTAAVVPEGTDAEAVVRTAAQRLNLALGTGLGRLKGKVFRIGHLGSLNELEVVATIAGMEMACILAGIRMPLGAGVAACQEFLVRPQMAAVRTAT, encoded by the coding sequence ATGCCAGGCAGACACTTTCTTCAGATCCCGGGCCCCACCAACGTCCCCGATCGCATCCTGAGGGCCATGGATCGCCCCGTCCCCGACCACCGCGGCCCCGAGCTGCCGGCGCTCGTGGGCGAGATCCTGACCGGGCTCAAGCAGGTTTTCCAGACTACGCGCGGCGAGATCGTCCTGTATCCTGGGTCCGGAACCGGCGCCTGGGAGGCGTCGCTGGTCAATACCCTCAACCCGGGGGACCGCGTGCTCGCGTTCAACATCGGCCACTTCAGTCACCTGTACGCCGAGTGCGCCAGGCGACTCGGCATGGCGGTCGACGAGCTCGACCTGACGTGGGGAGACGGAGTGCCTCCCGAGCTCGTCTACGAGCGGTTGGCCGCCGACGCCGCCCGCACCTATAAGGCGGTCCTCGTGGTGCACAACGAGACGTCCACGGGGGTCACGTCGGACCTGCGGGCGATCCGCGCGGCGATGCGCACGGCCAACCACCCGGCGCTGCTCCTCGTCGACGTGGTGAGCGCGCTCGGCAGCATCGATTTTCGTTTCGACGAATGGGAGGTCGACGTCGCGCTCACCGGCACGCAGAAGGGGTTGATGCTGCCGCCGGGCATGGCGATCGTCTGCGCCGGCCCGCGGGCGATCGAGGCGGGCGCGACATGCACCGCCCCGAGGTATTTCTTCGACTGGCGGCCGGTCCTCGATGACAGCCGGCGGGGCTACTTCCCCTACACCCCGGCCACGCTCATGCTGTACGGGCTGCGCGAGGCCATCCGGATGCTCATGGAAGAAGGACTCCCCAACGTGTTAGCGCGACACCGCCGTCTCGCCGAGGCGGTCCGGCGTGCGGTCACTGCGGATGGGCTCTCCATCCTCTGCAAGGAGCCGGCACTCTTCTCACACAGCCTGACCGCGGCCGTCGTGCCCGAAGGGACGGATGCGGAGGCGGTGGTTCGCACGGCGGCCCAGCGCCTCAACCTGGCGCTCGGCACAGGCCTCGGTCGGCTAAAGGGCAAGGTTTTCCGGATCGGCCACCTCGGCTCGCTCAACGAGCTGGAGGTCGTTGCCACGATCGCCGGCATGGAGATGGCCTGCATCCTCGCCGGCATCCGCATGCCCCTCGGCGCCGGCGTGGCCGCCTG